In the genome of Staphylococcus durrellii, one region contains:
- the plsY gene encoding glycerol-3-phosphate 1-O-acyltransferase PlsY, whose protein sequence is MMIVIMLILSYLIGAFPSGYVIGKLFFKKDIRQFGSGNTGATNSFRVLGKPAGALVTFLDIFKGFIVVFFPLWLPVHADGPISTFFTNGLIVGLFAILGHVYPVYLGFKGGKAVATSAGVVFGVNPVLLLILAVIFFAILYLTKYVSLSSIIASICCIIGALLIRDYILLVVSACIGVLLIFRHRTNIVRIFKGEEPKIKWM, encoded by the coding sequence ATGATGATAGTAATTATGTTAATTCTAAGTTACCTCATTGGTGCATTTCCAAGTGGCTATGTGATCGGAAAGTTATTTTTCAAAAAAGATATTAGACAATTTGGAAGCGGAAACACTGGTGCAACGAATAGTTTTAGAGTATTAGGCAAACCTGCTGGTGCTTTAGTTACATTCTTAGATATATTTAAGGGTTTTATAGTAGTATTCTTCCCGCTATGGTTACCTGTCCATGCCGATGGACCAATTAGCACATTTTTCACAAATGGTTTAATTGTTGGTTTATTTGCGATTTTAGGACATGTTTATCCAGTTTATTTAGGTTTTAAAGGTGGTAAAGCTGTAGCTACAAGTGCTGGAGTGGTATTTGGTGTGAATCCTGTTTTATTATTAATATTGGCCGTTATATTCTTCGCAATTTTATATTTAACAAAGTATGTATCATTATCAAGTATTATTGCATCAATTTGTTGTATTATAGGGGCTTTACTTATTCGAGATTATATTCTATTAGTAGTAAGTGCATGTATAGGTGTATTACTTATTTTTAGACATAGAACAAATATAGTAAGAATTTTTAAAGGCGAAGAACCTAAAATCAAATGGATGTAG
- a CDS encoding HesB/YadR/YfhF family protein, which yields MEIELSDRAVKWFKDELDLPEENKVLHFYVRYGGEIQLKQGFSPAFSVDRKDEIEIGYENNFDELDVVISEKDLWYFEDDDIYIDVDEDSEEINYKIK from the coding sequence ATGGAAATAGAACTTTCAGATAGAGCGGTAAAATGGTTCAAAGACGAACTAGATTTACCAGAGGAAAATAAAGTCTTACACTTTTATGTGCGCTATGGTGGCGAAATACAGCTCAAGCAAGGGTTTAGCCCAGCTTTTAGTGTTGACAGAAAAGATGAAATTGAGATTGGGTACGAAAATAATTTTGATGAGTTAGATGTCGTCATCTCTGAAAAAGATTTATGGTATTTTGAAGATGATGATATATATATAGATGTAGATGAAGACTCAGAAGAAATAAATTACAAAATTAAATAA
- the menI gene encoding 1,4-dihydroxy-2-naphthoyl-CoA hydrolase MenI, translating to MIYTITEIESRYQETDQMGFIYHGNYPTWFEVARTDYITKLGFSYKDMEDSGIISPVTDLNINYIKSITYPEKVRIKTWVDKYSPLRSLYCYEIYNEAGELATTGSTTLTCIKKANFKPIRLDKAFPEWHATYKEVANKNKAGDTQEIRDGL from the coding sequence ATGATTTATACAATTACAGAAATAGAATCAAGATACCAAGAAACAGATCAAATGGGCTTTATTTATCACGGTAACTATCCTACATGGTTTGAGGTGGCTCGTACGGACTATATAACAAAACTAGGTTTTAGTTATAAGGATATGGAAGACAGTGGCATTATTTCACCTGTCACAGACTTAAATATTAACTATATTAAATCTATTACTTATCCCGAAAAGGTAAGAATCAAAACGTGGGTAGATAAGTATTCGCCGCTTAGATCACTATATTGTTACGAAATATACAATGAAGCAGGGGAATTGGCTACTACGGGTTCAACTACATTAACATGCATTAAAAAAGCAAATTTTAAACCTATACGTTTAGATAAAGCTTTTCCTGAATGGCATGCAACATACAAAGAAGTAGCTAATAAAAACAAAGCTGGTGACACGCAGGAAATACGCGATGGACTATAA
- the acnA gene encoding aconitate hydratase AcnA — MASNLKLQSKKSFDLNGKSYTYYDLNSLEEEGLTKISKLPYSIRVLLESVLRQEDGFVITDDHIKSLANYVNGSDGEVPFKPSRVILQDFTGVPAVVDLASLRKAMNDVGGDLNKINPEVPVDLVIDHSVQVDSYANPDALQRNMKLEFERNYERYQFLNWATKAFNNYSAVPPATGIVHQVNLEYLANVVHVRDVDGEDVAFPDTLVGTDSHTTMINGLGVLGWGVGGIEAEAGMLGQPSYFPVPEVIGVRLTNALPQGSTATDLALRVTQELRKKGVVGKFVEFFGPGVQHLPLADRATIANMAPEYGATCGFFPVDDESLKYMKLTGRSDDHIDLVKKYLQENSMFFDVEKEEPEYTDVVELDLSTVEASLSGPKRPQDLIFLSDMKTEFEKSVTAPAGNQGHGLDKSEFDKETTIEFKDGSTSKMTTGDLAIAAITSCTNTSNPYVMLGAGLVAKKAIEKGLKVPEYVKTSLAPGSKVVTGYLRDSGLQEYLDDLGFNLVGYGCTTCIGNSGPLLEEIEKAIAKEDLLVTSVLSGNRNFEGRIHPLVKANYLASPQLVVAYALAGTVDIDLQNEPLGKGKDGEDVYLEEIWPSIKEVADTVDSVVTPELFKEEYETVYNNNEMWNEIDVTDQPLYDFDPNSTYIQNPSFFQKLSKEPEDIKPLNSLRVMGKFGDSVTTDHISPAGAIGKDTPAGQYLLNHDVPIREFNSYGSRRGNHEVMVRGTFANIRIKNQLAPGTEGGFTTYWPTGEQMPIFDAAMKYKEAGIGLAVLAGNDYGMGSSRDWAAKGTNLLGVKTVIAQSYERIHRSNLVMMGVLPLQFQEGESADSLGIDGTEAISVDINENVQPHDLVDVKAEKENGDVIEFKALARFDSKVEIDYYRNGGILQLVLRNKLAE; from the coding sequence ATGGCTTCTAATCTTAAGTTACAATCGAAAAAATCGTTTGATCTTAATGGTAAATCATATACTTACTATGATTTAAATTCTTTAGAAGAAGAAGGATTAACTAAAATTTCAAAACTACCTTACTCTATTCGTGTTTTACTTGAATCAGTGTTAAGACAAGAGGATGGTTTTGTCATTACAGATGATCACATTAAAAGTTTAGCAAATTATGTAAATGGTTCAGATGGAGAGGTTCCGTTCAAACCATCACGTGTAATTCTACAAGACTTCACAGGTGTACCTGCAGTTGTAGATTTAGCATCTTTACGTAAAGCAATGAACGATGTTGGTGGAGATTTAAATAAAATCAACCCAGAAGTTCCTGTTGACTTGGTAATTGACCACTCAGTACAAGTTGATAGTTATGCAAATCCAGATGCTTTACAACGTAACATGAAATTAGAATTTGAACGTAACTATGAACGTTACCAATTCTTAAACTGGGCAACTAAAGCATTTAATAACTACAGTGCGGTACCACCAGCAACAGGTATCGTTCACCAAGTAAACTTAGAGTATTTGGCAAACGTTGTACATGTTCGTGACGTAGACGGTGAAGACGTAGCTTTTCCAGATACTTTAGTTGGTACTGACTCTCACACTACAATGATTAACGGTTTAGGCGTTCTTGGTTGGGGTGTTGGTGGTATCGAAGCTGAAGCTGGAATGCTTGGTCAACCTTCATACTTCCCAGTACCAGAAGTAATTGGTGTACGCTTAACAAACGCTTTACCGCAAGGGTCTACTGCCACTGACCTAGCTTTACGTGTGACACAAGAGCTACGTAAAAAAGGCGTAGTTGGTAAATTCGTTGAATTCTTTGGTCCAGGTGTACAACACTTACCATTAGCAGACCGTGCAACGATTGCAAACATGGCTCCTGAATATGGTGCCACTTGTGGTTTCTTCCCAGTTGATGACGAATCGTTAAAATACATGAAACTAACTGGACGTTCTGATGATCACATTGATTTAGTTAAAAAATATTTACAAGAAAATAGTATGTTCTTTGACGTCGAAAAAGAAGAACCAGAATATACAGATGTAGTTGAATTGGATTTATCAACTGTTGAAGCATCATTATCTGGACCTAAACGTCCTCAAGACTTAATTTTCTTAAGTGATATGAAAACTGAATTTGAAAAATCAGTTACTGCACCAGCAGGTAACCAAGGTCACGGCCTAGATAAGAGCGAATTTGATAAAGAAACAACTATAGAATTTAAAGATGGTTCAACTTCTAAAATGACTACAGGTGACTTAGCCATCGCAGCAATCACATCTTGTACAAATACATCTAACCCATACGTTATGCTGGGAGCTGGTTTAGTAGCTAAAAAAGCTATCGAAAAAGGCTTAAAAGTTCCTGAATACGTTAAGACTTCACTGGCTCCAGGTTCAAAAGTTGTTACTGGTTACTTACGTGACTCAGGTTTACAAGAATATCTTGATGACCTTGGCTTTAACCTTGTTGGTTATGGTTGTACAACTTGTATTGGTAACTCTGGTCCATTATTAGAAGAAATCGAAAAAGCTATTGCTAAAGAAGATTTATTAGTAACTTCAGTACTTTCAGGTAACCGTAACTTTGAAGGTCGTATTCATCCTTTAGTTAAGGCTAACTATTTAGCATCTCCTCAATTAGTTGTGGCATATGCTTTAGCGGGCACTGTTGATATCGACTTACAAAATGAACCGTTAGGTAAAGGTAAAGATGGAGAAGATGTATATTTAGAAGAAATCTGGCCATCTATTAAAGAAGTTGCTGATACAGTAGATAGCGTCGTAACACCTGAATTATTCAAAGAAGAATATGAAACAGTTTATAACAATAATGAAATGTGGAATGAAATTGATGTAACCGATCAACCATTATATGATTTCGATCCAAATTCAACTTATATTCAAAATCCTTCATTCTTCCAAAAATTATCAAAAGAACCTGAAGATATTAAGCCATTAAACAGCTTACGTGTAATGGGTAAATTTGGCGATTCTGTTACAACTGACCATATTTCTCCAGCTGGTGCCATCGGAAAAGATACACCTGCAGGACAATATTTATTAAATCACGATGTGCCAATTCGTGAATTTAATTCATATGGTTCACGACGTGGGAACCATGAAGTAATGGTACGTGGTACATTTGCTAATATCCGTATTAAAAACCAATTGGCACCAGGCACTGAAGGTGGATTTACTACTTATTGGCCAACAGGTGAACAAATGCCAATCTTTGACGCTGCTATGAAATATAAAGAAGCCGGTATTGGTTTAGCTGTATTAGCAGGCAATGATTATGGTATGGGTTCATCTCGTGACTGGGCAGCCAAAGGTACAAATCTATTAGGCGTTAAAACGGTTATCGCTCAAAGTTATGAACGTATTCATCGTTCAAATTTAGTAATGATGGGTGTCTTACCATTGCAATTCCAAGAAGGCGAATCAGCTGATAGTTTAGGTATTGATGGTACAGAAGCAATCTCAGTAGACATTAACGAAAATGTTCAACCACATGATTTAGTTGATGTAAAAGCTGAAAAAGAAAACGGCGATGTTATCGAATTTAAAGCACTCGCACGTTTTGACTCAAAAGTTGAAATTGATTACTACCGTAACGGCGGTATCTTACAACTTGTATTAAGAAATAAATTAGCTGAATAA
- a CDS encoding glycine betaine uptake BCCT transporter, which translates to MKSSEQFSSGNKRSPVFIYSAIIVAIVVLIGAIFPAQFGNVTNTIKLWITDKLGWYYLILTTVIVFFCIFLIFSPIGKLKLGKPNDKPEFNSISWFAMLFSAGMGIGLVFYGAAEPMADFAAPPSANPETKAAYTEALRSTFFHWGFHAWAIYGVVALALAYAQFRKGEPGLISRTLRPLLGDKVEGPIGTVIDVLAVFATVVGVAVSLGMGALQINGGLNYLFGVPNNVWVQAIIIVVVTILFIISAWSGISKGIQYLSNLNISLGLILMVIVLILGPTVLILNMMTSSVGNLLNSFLLNTFDTAAQNPQKREWMSQWTLYYWGWWLSWSPFVGIFIARVSKGRSIREFIGGVLLVPAIVSFVWFSVFGVLGIETGKKHPELFKMSAETQLFGVFNHLPIGIVLSIIALILIASFFITSADSATFVLGMQTSYGSLEPSNVVKVTWGVAQSLIAFVLLFAGGGNGAEALNAIQSAAIISALPFSFVVIMMMISFYKDANNERKFLGLTLTPNKHRMRDYVELQSEEYEDDIIERREAYRNSEQQ; encoded by the coding sequence ATGAAGTCTTCTGAACAATTTAGTAGTGGTAATAAACGTTCTCCCGTCTTTATTTATAGTGCTATTATAGTCGCAATAGTAGTACTTATCGGCGCAATTTTCCCGGCGCAATTTGGGAATGTAACCAATACTATCAAACTTTGGATTACAGATAAGCTAGGCTGGTATTATCTGATTTTAACAACAGTCATAGTCTTCTTCTGTATTTTCTTAATCTTTAGTCCAATTGGGAAATTAAAATTGGGGAAACCAAATGATAAACCTGAGTTTAATTCAATCTCATGGTTTGCAATGTTATTTAGTGCCGGTATGGGTATTGGATTGGTATTCTACGGTGCAGCAGAACCTATGGCTGACTTTGCGGCCCCGCCATCTGCTAATCCAGAAACTAAGGCTGCATACACTGAAGCTTTACGTTCAACTTTCTTCCACTGGGGCTTCCATGCATGGGCTATTTATGGTGTGGTTGCGCTAGCATTGGCTTACGCACAGTTTAGAAAAGGTGAGCCTGGGTTGATTTCTAGAACATTACGTCCATTATTAGGAGATAAAGTAGAAGGTCCTATTGGTACAGTCATCGACGTTCTAGCAGTATTTGCTACTGTTGTTGGTGTTGCCGTGTCATTAGGTATGGGTGCTCTACAAATTAATGGTGGTCTTAATTACTTATTTGGTGTACCAAATAATGTTTGGGTCCAAGCAATAATCATTGTTGTTGTAACGATTTTATTTATCATAAGTGCATGGTCAGGAATTAGTAAAGGTATTCAGTATCTTAGTAACTTAAATATTAGTTTAGGCTTAATATTAATGGTTATAGTTCTTATTCTTGGTCCAACGGTATTAATTCTAAATATGATGACAAGTTCAGTAGGTAACTTGCTTAATTCATTCTTACTTAATACTTTTGATACTGCTGCACAAAACCCACAAAAACGTGAATGGATGTCTCAATGGACACTTTACTATTGGGGTTGGTGGCTAAGCTGGAGTCCATTCGTTGGTATCTTCATCGCTCGTGTATCAAAAGGACGTTCAATCCGTGAATTTATCGGTGGTGTATTATTAGTACCTGCTATCGTTAGTTTCGTTTGGTTCAGTGTTTTCGGTGTACTTGGTATTGAAACTGGTAAAAAACATCCAGAGTTATTCAAAATGTCAGCTGAAACGCAATTATTTGGTGTATTCAACCATTTACCAATAGGTATCGTATTATCTATTATTGCGTTAATACTTATTGCTTCATTCTTTATCACTTCAGCCGATTCAGCAACATTTGTCTTAGGTATGCAAACCTCATACGGCTCATTAGAACCGTCAAATGTTGTGAAAGTAACTTGGGGTGTAGCGCAATCACTTATTGCATTTGTCTTATTATTTGCTGGTGGAGGCAATGGTGCAGAAGCACTTAACGCAATACAAAGTGCCGCCATTATAAGTGCATTACCGTTCTCATTCGTGGTTATAATGATGATGATTTCGTTCTATAAAGATGCAAATAATGAACGAAAATTCTTAGGCTTAACTTTAACGCCTAACAAACATAGAATGAGAGATTACGTAGAACTACAAAGCGAAGAATACGAAGATGATATTATCGAACGTAGAGAAGCTTATAGAAATTCTGAACAACAATAA
- the mscL gene encoding large conductance mechanosensitive channel protein MscL gives MFREFKEFALKGNVLDLAVAVVMGAAFNKIITALVTYIIMPLIGLIFGTVDFAKSWSFMGIQYGMFIQSIIDFLIIAFALFVFVKIANTLMKKEEEEELEENTVLLTEIRDLLREKN, from the coding sequence ATGTTTAGAGAATTTAAAGAGTTCGCTTTAAAAGGTAACGTACTTGACTTAGCAGTTGCAGTAGTTATGGGCGCAGCTTTTAACAAAATAATCACTGCGTTAGTTACATATATTATCATGCCACTAATTGGTTTAATCTTTGGTACTGTTGACTTTGCTAAAAGTTGGTCATTCATGGGTATTCAATATGGTATGTTTATTCAATCAATTATCGACTTCTTAATTATCGCGTTTGCATTATTCGTATTCGTTAAAATAGCTAATACATTAATGAAAAAAGAAGAAGAAGAAGAACTTGAAGAAAACACTGTATTACTTACTGAAATCAGAGATCTTTTACGTGAGAAAAATTAA
- the sbcC gene encoding exonuclease subunit SbcC — protein sequence MRPIALNLKNFGPFLDEQIDFTRVENNELFLISGKTGSGKTMIFDAIVYALFGESSTKDRKEGDLRSHFAENQQPMSVVFEFRLGNEQFYVERKGAYFKEGNTSKTNGSLDVFEFTNGKYELRESKINAGNQLLKSLLGVNAEQFRQLFILPQGEFKRFLLSNSKDKQEILRTLFDSERFEEIQKILAEDVKEIRVNIEKNFTQLENYWQDLNSYEDSHLKEIKDMNVRQTDMIVNVLPVFEQIGEELQYKLQEKQQVSATQVKNTQVQVEKNEQLQENLKKLKEQRNKLKELNQQDAHINQLRGTLNEINEVKTLATLIDSQKSLLTKQHKNNAKITQVKSNKDDLTTKIDELKEQLANELDSKEMIDEARKFVDETALFYQQLNKYEQAYNEYQELLETLEKYNAKLDEELTKKNEIKQKLSDDKPNYDNLEAIDNQIHKLENKVNDNKVKQQNKNKYDNIITKITSKKEELEVTNKQLANLNSEHDPISKKQLQLNNMEEMIAQIQSALAIGDTCPICGHKVDSLQQHVNLDTLTKHQQKLTKFEEQLQYYKTQKVQIETVLEQLDEQLNSFSEEDIHVENVAQIEAQLIEQQQSRKEIKAQIDYINKLNEQYQKLVDCVHKLEIEIKSHQVSIKQNEILMNDFESATLYNNTANFQNDFEAKNNNIKAFDKQIESIEKKIDANNNQYSIEENSYQYLIEQANDLNSEFKEVEAKIKNEMSRIGFNDMKQVEQAIAKVDAKPEIENQIQHHDKSKQAVETLIKELESMTRDKALIDLEMLKNQLKQQQHELDKVTSEVNQHSYKVKMNKQKIADITAIIHTLNNELKTQQEVFQLAEIVSGKNPQKLTLENFVLIYYLERILGQANQRLSMMTGQRYQLKRRTQVSKGYSGLEIDVYDAYANQARHITSLSGGESFQASLALALGLSEVVQQEAGGIVLESMFIDEGFGTLDQETLETALDTLLSLKSSGRMVGIISHVSELKQRIPLILEVKTDQYQSHTNFKQQ from the coding sequence ATGCGACCAATTGCATTAAACCTTAAGAACTTTGGTCCTTTTTTAGACGAACAAATTGATTTTACCAGAGTTGAAAACAATGAATTATTTTTAATAAGCGGCAAAACAGGTTCTGGCAAGACAATGATTTTTGATGCGATTGTATACGCATTATTTGGGGAGTCGTCAACAAAAGATCGTAAAGAAGGTGATTTAAGAAGTCACTTTGCTGAAAATCAGCAGCCTATGTCAGTCGTGTTTGAATTTAGATTGGGCAATGAGCAATTTTATGTAGAAAGAAAGGGAGCCTACTTTAAAGAGGGTAATACATCCAAAACAAATGGTAGTTTAGATGTTTTTGAATTCACAAATGGTAAATATGAATTAAGAGAGAGTAAAATTAATGCGGGTAACCAATTATTAAAGTCATTGTTAGGTGTTAATGCTGAACAATTTCGCCAATTATTTATATTACCACAAGGCGAATTTAAAAGATTTTTATTATCAAATAGTAAAGATAAACAAGAAATATTAAGAACTTTATTCGATAGTGAGAGGTTCGAAGAAATACAAAAAATATTAGCTGAAGATGTTAAAGAAATTAGAGTCAATATTGAAAAAAATTTTACGCAGTTAGAAAATTATTGGCAAGATTTAAATAGTTACGAAGATAGTCATTTAAAAGAGATAAAAGATATGAATGTAAGGCAAACCGACATGATTGTTAATGTTTTGCCTGTATTTGAACAAATTGGCGAGGAATTACAATATAAATTACAAGAAAAGCAACAAGTTAGTGCGACTCAAGTTAAAAATACACAAGTACAGGTAGAAAAAAATGAACAATTACAAGAAAATCTTAAAAAATTAAAAGAACAACGCAATAAATTAAAAGAATTAAATCAACAAGATGCGCATATCAATCAATTACGTGGCACGTTAAATGAAATTAATGAAGTTAAAACGTTAGCAACTTTAATAGATTCACAAAAATCACTATTAACAAAACAACATAAAAATAACGCTAAAATTACTCAAGTAAAATCTAATAAAGACGATTTAACAACAAAAATTGATGAGCTAAAAGAGCAACTAGCGAATGAACTAGATTCCAAAGAGATGATTGATGAAGCAAGAAAATTTGTCGATGAAACGGCTTTATTTTATCAACAACTTAATAAATACGAACAAGCATATAACGAGTATCAAGAATTGCTAGAGACTCTTGAAAAATATAACGCAAAATTAGATGAAGAACTTACTAAAAAAAATGAAATAAAACAAAAATTATCTGATGATAAACCTAATTATGATAATTTAGAAGCTATAGATAACCAAATTCACAAATTGGAAAACAAAGTAAACGACAATAAAGTTAAACAACAAAATAAAAACAAATATGACAACATAATAACTAAAATCACTTCTAAAAAAGAAGAATTAGAAGTGACAAATAAACAATTAGCAAATTTAAATTCTGAACATGACCCTATCAGTAAAAAACAATTACAATTAAATAATATGGAAGAGATGATTGCACAAATACAATCAGCGTTAGCTATTGGCGATACATGCCCGATTTGTGGTCATAAAGTCGATAGTTTGCAACAACATGTTAATTTAGATACTTTAACTAAGCACCAACAAAAGTTAACTAAGTTCGAAGAGCAATTACAATATTATAAAACGCAAAAAGTGCAAATTGAAACAGTGTTAGAACAACTTGATGAACAACTAAACAGTTTTAGTGAGGAAGATATACATGTGGAAAACGTTGCTCAAATTGAAGCTCAGTTAATCGAACAACAACAATCTAGAAAAGAAATAAAAGCTCAGATTGATTATATTAATAAACTAAATGAGCAATATCAAAAATTAGTAGATTGTGTGCATAAGTTAGAAATTGAGATCAAGTCCCATCAAGTTTCAATTAAACAAAATGAAATATTAATGAATGATTTCGAGTCTGCAACGCTATATAACAATACTGCTAATTTTCAAAATGATTTTGAAGCAAAAAATAACAATATAAAAGCATTTGATAAGCAAATAGAATCTATTGAAAAAAAAATTGACGCTAATAATAATCAATATTCTATCGAAGAAAATAGTTATCAATATTTAATTGAACAGGCAAATGATTTAAACAGTGAATTTAAAGAAGTAGAAGCAAAAATAAAGAATGAAATGTCACGTATCGGCTTTAATGATATGAAACAAGTAGAACAAGCAATAGCAAAAGTAGATGCTAAGCCAGAAATTGAAAATCAAATACAACATCATGATAAAAGTAAGCAAGCAGTAGAAACGTTGATAAAGGAATTAGAATCAATGACCCGTGATAAAGCGTTAATTGATCTTGAAATGCTGAAAAATCAACTAAAACAGCAACAACATGAGTTGGACAAAGTAACGTCAGAGGTTAATCAACATAGTTATAAAGTTAAAATGAATAAACAAAAAATAGCTGATATCACAGCGATTATTCATACTTTGAATAACGAATTGAAAACACAACAAGAAGTTTTCCAATTAGCTGAAATAGTTTCAGGTAAAAACCCTCAGAAATTAACACTGGAAAATTTTGTGCTTATTTACTATTTGGAACGTATACTGGGTCAAGCTAATCAACGTTTATCTATGATGACCGGTCAACGTTACCAATTAAAAAGAAGAACTCAAGTTTCGAAGGGGTATAGTGGATTAGAAATAGATGTTTATGATGCGTATGCTAATCAAGCGCGTCATATAACTTCATTGTCTGGAGGAGAATCATTCCAAGCATCATTAGCTCTAGCGTTAGGGTTAAGTGAGGTTGTACAACAAGAAGCAGGTGGCATAGTGCTCGAATCTATGTTTATAGATGAAGGTTTTGGAACGTTAGATCAAGAAACATTAGAAACTGCTTTAGATACCTTACTTAGTTTAAAATCATCAGGAAGAATGGTCGGTATTATTTCGCATGTCAGTGAATTGAAGCAACGTATACCGCTCATATTAGAAGTGAAGACGGATCAATATCAAAGTCATACAAATTTTAAACAACAGTAA
- the sbcD gene encoding exonuclease subunit SbcD, translating to MKIIHTADWHLGRMLNGKSLLKDQAYILEQFVTAMKEEQPDVIVLAGDVYDTSYPSKEAIQLLERTIDTLNLSLNISLIITSGNHDGKERLNYGARWFEKSNIYIRTQLNDMTSPITIKDVNFYTLPFATISEVQQFFQQDKIETHQQAIDLCMKHMSQHMNHYARNLLIGHMTVQGGKRSDSERPLTIGTVESVDRKSFEDFKHVMLGHLHHPFSIDSDYISYSGSLLQYSFSEVSQPKGYRRVIVENEDIKDTFVPLEPKRVLEIVEGNYEDAIQEKLNIKSKDNYLHFKLKNMSHVTDPMMHLKQIYPNTLALTNISFEFENAYLEKYEAIEQLDDKTIINNFYEDITSTELTATQKSKITTILNTLTEESDK from the coding sequence ATGAAAATTATACATACTGCAGATTGGCATTTAGGACGCATGCTAAACGGAAAATCTTTACTTAAAGATCAAGCGTATATATTAGAACAATTTGTAACTGCAATGAAAGAAGAGCAACCTGACGTAATTGTATTAGCAGGCGATGTTTATGATACAAGCTATCCTAGTAAAGAGGCTATTCAATTACTAGAACGCACAATTGACACTTTGAACTTGTCGCTAAACATTTCGTTAATTATCACAAGCGGGAACCATGACGGCAAAGAACGATTAAATTATGGTGCTAGATGGTTTGAGAAATCTAATATTTATATCCGTACTCAATTGAATGATATGACATCTCCTATAACAATTAAGGATGTTAATTTTTATACATTACCTTTTGCAACGATTAGTGAAGTGCAACAATTCTTCCAACAAGATAAAATCGAAACTCATCAACAAGCAATTGATTTATGTATGAAACATATGTCACAACATATGAATCATTACGCTAGAAATTTATTAATAGGACATATGACCGTGCAGGGGGGGAAACGATCTGATTCCGAAAGACCACTGACAATTGGAACGGTTGAATCAGTTGATAGAAAGTCATTTGAAGACTTTAAACACGTAATGTTAGGTCATCTACATCATCCATTTAGTATAGACTCTGATTATATAAGTTATAGCGGTTCCTTGTTGCAATATTCTTTTTCTGAAGTATCACAACCTAAAGGATATCGTAGAGTGATAGTAGAAAATGAAGATATCAAAGATACTTTTGTACCTTTAGAACCCAAACGTGTGTTGGAAATTGTAGAAGGAAATTATGAAGACGCTATTCAAGAAAAGCTAAATATTAAAAGTAAAGATAATTATTTACATTTCAAACTTAAAAATATGTCACATGTAACAGACCCGATGATGCATTTAAAACAAATATATCCGAATACATTGGCACTCACTAATATATCTTTCGAATTTGAAAATGCTTATTTAGAAAAGTATGAAGCAATCGAACAGCTTGATGATAAAACAATTATCAATAATTTTTATGAAGATATTACTAGTACTGAATTAACAGCTACTCAAAAAAGTAAAATAACTACGATACTTAATACTTTGACAGAAGAGAGTGATAAATAG
- a CDS encoding CcdC family protein: MAYLVFSILFAFLMGVVVIIVRMKAQNFPVNEKKIILPPFFMATGALMYVVPYFRLSGMEMLECLILGLLFSTVLIWTSRFEVKGSEIFMKRSKAFPVILISLLLIRTLIKIFISNKIDPGELAGMFFLLAFCMIVPWRLAMLYKYKKVKSELLN; this comes from the coding sequence TTGGCGTATTTAGTGTTTTCGATTTTATTCGCCTTTCTGATGGGCGTCGTTGTAATTATCGTAAGAATGAAAGCTCAAAACTTTCCTGTTAATGAAAAGAAAATAATTTTACCACCATTTTTTATGGCTACGGGTGCATTAATGTATGTAGTACCTTACTTTAGATTATCAGGCATGGAAATGCTTGAATGTCTTATATTAGGTTTACTATTTTCAACAGTATTAATATGGACTTCTAGATTTGAAGTTAAAGGTAGCGAAATATTTATGAAACGTTCAAAAGCCTTTCCGGTAATTTTAATTTCATTATTATTAATAAGAACATTAATAAAAATATTTATTAGTAATAAAATCGATCCCGGTGAATTAGCAGGTATGTTTTTCTTGCTTGCATTTTGTATGATAGTGCCATGGAGACTTGCAATGCTTTATAAATATAAAAAAGTAAAAAGTGAATTACTAAATTAA